In Rutidosis leptorrhynchoides isolate AG116_Rl617_1_P2 chromosome 2, CSIRO_AGI_Rlap_v1, whole genome shotgun sequence, one genomic interval encodes:
- the LOC139891158 gene encoding uncharacterized protein isoform X3, with translation MENGIDEDDDEEDGDLDEEVFEVDHILSICYGDSKRIKQYGLYLKNEAYSTWTGASTSSATDYRCKRSLHSVTVQQEFKNSNEILE, from the exons ATGGAAAATGGGATTGATGAAGACGATGATGAAGAGGATGGTGATCTTGATGAAGAAGTTTTTGAAGTCGATCATATTTTGTCAATATGTTATGGTGATTCAAAGCGGATTAAGCAATATGGGCTTTATCTTAAG AATGAAGCTTACTCAACTTGGACAGGAGCTTCAACGAGCTCGGCAACAG ACTACAGATGCAAAAGAAGTCTGCATTCAGTAACGGTTCAACAAGAG TTCAAGAACAGTAATGAGATTTTGGAATAG
- the LOC139891158 gene encoding uncharacterized protein isoform X1, with protein MENGIDEDDDEEDGDLDEEVFEVDHILSICYGDSKRIKQYGLYLKNEAYSTWTGASTSSATDYRCKRSLHSVTVQQEDDEAGGEFLKDRDDNNIDVDFNNFVK; from the exons ATGGAAAATGGGATTGATGAAGACGATGATGAAGAGGATGGTGATCTTGATGAAGAAGTTTTTGAAGTCGATCATATTTTGTCAATATGTTATGGTGATTCAAAGCGGATTAAGCAATATGGGCTTTATCTTAAG AATGAAGCTTACTCAACTTGGACAGGAGCTTCAACGAGCTCGGCAACAG ACTACAGATGCAAAAGAAGTCTGCATTCAGTAACGGTTCAACAAGAG GATGATGAAGCTGGTGGTGAATTCTTGAAAGATAGAGATGATAATAACATTGATGTGGATTTTAACAATTTTGTTAAATGA
- the LOC139891158 gene encoding transcription factor TGA2.3-like isoform X4, which produces MENGIDEDDDEEDGDLDEEVFEVDHILSICYGDSKRIKQYGLYLKAYVQLLETSRMKLTQLGQELQRARQQTTDAKEVCIQ; this is translated from the exons ATGGAAAATGGGATTGATGAAGACGATGATGAAGAGGATGGTGATCTTGATGAAGAAGTTTTTGAAGTCGATCATATTTTGTCAATATGTTATGGTGATTCAAAGCGGATTAAGCAATATGGGCTTTATCTTAAG GCTTACGTACAACTTCTTGAAACTAGCAGAATGAAGCTTACTCAACTTGGACAGGAGCTTCAACGAGCTCGGCAACAG ACTACAGATGCAAAAGAAGTCTGCATTCAGTAA
- the LOC139891158 gene encoding transcription factor TGA2.3-like isoform X5, with translation MENGIDEDDDEEDGDLDEEVFEVDHILSICYGDSKRIKQYGLYLKAYVQLLETSRMKLTQLGQELQRARQQIWYK, from the exons ATGGAAAATGGGATTGATGAAGACGATGATGAAGAGGATGGTGATCTTGATGAAGAAGTTTTTGAAGTCGATCATATTTTGTCAATATGTTATGGTGATTCAAAGCGGATTAAGCAATATGGGCTTTATCTTAAG GCTTACGTACAACTTCTTGAAACTAGCAGAATGAAGCTTACTCAACTTGGACAGGAGCTTCAACGAGCTCGGCAACAG ATATGGTATAAATAA
- the LOC139891158 gene encoding uncharacterized protein isoform X2 has translation MENGIDEDDDEEDGDLDEEVFEVDHILSICYGDSKRIKQYGLYLKNEAYSTWTGASTSSATVVVADIAAADTTNTSSKCKIIFCHQTLTYCVDMV, from the exons ATGGAAAATGGGATTGATGAAGACGATGATGAAGAGGATGGTGATCTTGATGAAGAAGTTTTTGAAGTCGATCATATTTTGTCAATATGTTATGGTGATTCAAAGCGGATTAAGCAATATGGGCTTTATCTTAAG AATGAAGCTTACTCAACTTGGACAGGAGCTTCAACGAGCTCGGCAACAG TTGTTGTTGCTGATATAGCCGCTGCCGATACCACAAACACATCGTCAAAATGTAAAATAATTTTCTGTCATCAAACACTCACTTATTGTGTAGATATGGTATAA